In Gambusia affinis linkage group LG06, SWU_Gaff_1.0, whole genome shotgun sequence, one DNA window encodes the following:
- the LOC122833116 gene encoding E3 ubiquitin-protein ligase RNF182: MARDDMAEVDLPSNGAEPPGEASPAFPYEEYECKICYNYFDLDRRAPKILECLHTFCEECLNTLHLREERPWRVSCPVCRHRTPVPDYRIQNLPNNTKVTEDFPLYIDSDPLPQDALPPYPPPLHPALVALRREEASGASQATPSTTVSTATTLSQDSVRYDSCQSCKRVALTTGCVCVIFSFLSMLVLLFMGLIFVHSHSIPPSPAGPICLSVASILAMFSVVVTWLICWLKYRPDHETGRASATSNSRRNA; encoded by the coding sequence ATGGCGAGAGATGACATGGCAGAGGTAGACTTGCCATCAAACGGAGCGGAGCCCCCCGGTGAAGCCTCCCCGGCGTTCCCCTATGAGGAGTACGAATGTAAAATCTGTTACAATTACTTCGACCTTGACCGGCGGGCTCCGAAGATCTTGGAGTGTTTGCACACGTTCTGCGAGGAGTGCCTGAACACGCTTCACCTCCGGGAGGAGCGGCCATGGCGCGTCAGCTGCCCAGTGTGTCGCCACCGGACGCCTGTCCCGGACTACCGGATCCAGAACCTGCCCAACAACACCAAGGTGACGGAGGATTTCCCGCTCTACATCGACTCGGACCCCTTGCCGCAGGACGCCCTGCCGCCGTACCCTCCGCCTCTGCACCCGGCTCTGGTCGCTCTCCGCCGTGAGGAGGCGTCGGGCGCGAGCCAGGCGACCCCTTCCACCACGGTGTCCACGGCCACTACCCTCTCTCAGGACTCGGTGCGCTACGACAGCTGTCAGAGCTGCAAGAGGGTGGCGCTGACCACCGGCTGCGTGTGCGTGATTTTCTCGTTCCTGTCCATGCTGGTGCTGCTGTTCATGGGCCTGATTTTTGTGCACAGCCACAGCATCCCCCCTTCTCCGGCCGGACCCATCTGTTTGTCTGTCGCCAGTATCCTGGCCATGTTCTCGGTGGTCGTCACGTGGCTCATCTGCTGGCTCAAATACAGACCTGACCACGAGACAGGCCGCGCGTCCGCTACCAGTAACTCCAGGAGGAAcgcctga